Within Topomyia yanbarensis strain Yona2022 chromosome 2, ASM3024719v1, whole genome shotgun sequence, the genomic segment tgcaaaccgtccttattagtacgaatatataatgcaaaaagaatttaattagaaaactccttttattaatttgtattaaGTTTGTGCTTGGTACTTCTGTACCTTTACCAATCAATCgtataagaaaatgtttttcaaattaaactcgaaggtttttgcaaatcattcaagaaaatcagtgaatgtggcaaccctgccactaagcgaagaAAAAAGAATGATGGAAGTATTtccatttatcgcacaaaaggatggtcttccatctgcaccaagaagttgataaaagagatcgctttaatgcaaagagtgctcattcgatatgagctgcgaaaggggaatgttcgtatgTGTGTACGCAGCAGAAACGAATCGCTGGCAAGGGTcgaatcgtttcaaaagattctcgtcttgtatcaccatagttatctgcaaaccgttcttattaggacgaatacataatgTAAAAACTAGTGGTGTGTAATGTCCcggacataaccgcggtgtcGATGTAGAACTATTCGCTGGCGtatcatatttttaaaattctgcttATAACTAGTTGTAGTTTATGTCCTGAACTCAACCGGGGAGTTTATCTAGGATAATTATTTTGTGTGAAAGTTTTCTGTATTATCTTTAAAATTCTGACTAAATCATGCTACTTTCACTGGTTTTTCGCTAAATTTattcttatttatttatataaattttatacgGAGAACTCGGTATTAAAATGGTTTTGCTGAATTAATTACCGATTAggatattattcaaatttccagGAAAATGTTACTGAACCCGGTGAATCGTACTTAATCTGTAAATTGAGCcgtttgaaagagatacaagcagaactTTAATATGATACTCCAAcgaatagtcctacgtcaatactagttttttgcgaaattttcaatACCACCGTGTGACTAATATTATAATTGATAacacaaaaaatctttaaatgctCCTAAAAACCAATTCAGACATGCTAGAGATAAACGgaaaacaccatttttcatctttttccttttttctttccTTAAATCAATATGCAGTCTCAACTCACTCAAGTTTTTTGACAAGCAACGTTgtaaatgttaaattaaaatgaatccCTCATTTCAGAAAATGGGATAAATggttgatgttttttttttgttgaaaaaacctctgatatcagtataaattaaatatatttcaaaaaaactaaataaagttggttaattttattttatatcgaatTCAAAAAGTGTGCAAAATAGCCCCCAGCTAATAATAAACATATAATATTTTGAAACGCTGTATGAAAAACTTCTATATTTGTGAACCAATTCTGCTCATATTTAGCATAAATAGTACATACACGATGACGATAAATCTATGCTGATATGATGCAAATCCATCGATTATTAAAGGGGTTATAATTcgtcaaaatagaaaaattgataaaaagtgcGCAAAGAAACCCCGCACGACGGGGTACTGCAAATATGTTTAATCGAGCAACCGAAGAAGTATAACTGGAATAACAAATGATTTCGAATTCACGATATGTTACACTCACCTTCTTAACGTGATATTTCTTTGCCACCAAATTTTTATGTTCCTGGGTGTGGAACTGCCGGGCAATAAAGCTCTCCAAATCCGAGTCCATTTGTGGACTAGTTTCACTCTGCTGCTGGGACGGGCAGTTGAACATATGCTCTCCGTCACACATACAATCCTGGGCGGCCTGATATTCACGACTGAACGCTGCAGTATTTTCGAAATCTAGCGTACATCCTTGATCTTCCGTGTATCCAACCGGACAGGGATTAGGCGGATTGCAGTAAGCCGGTAGGCTGGCGTCTGTCTTAACCTGCGGTTTCGGTCGATGGGGCCCTTCTCCGGTTCCACCCGATACGTATTGATGACCCCATAGCGAACTATGCTGAAGGTATTCCTGGTCCCGGGGAGACGGGTTCGGATTACCATCCATCAGAACATCGTAATCTAGTTGTTCAGATTCCAGATCTTTGGAGCCTCGTGCCATCATCGCTAAATGTCCAGGAAATTCGTCCATCGGATCTATATAAGAATCGGCCGCTTCTGCTATGTCCTTGCCCATGCGATCCACGATCTCACGCAACAACACGTCCGACAGTAGCTGATCTTTCAAGCCCGCTGATAGGTATGCCAGAACCGGTTGGGTACTGGCAACCATCAGCGAGgctaaaacaaaaaagaaatacATCTGAAGGTGCTCTCACGCGGAAGGCACCTGGGTTAGTGCTGAAATTGGAAAAAACAAGAAAAGGTTACATCTATGAGCATGGCAATTGAgtttgtttttaaaaattgaaaatgtttgcaTTGTGAACAATTGTCCATCTGGAGCAACTGGTTCCATCAAAGAACAAGGCGCTCTCGCACTGACGACGTTAATAGCTTATGAATGGAAAAATAGAATCGAATATCATCAATGGAACTACTTTATGCGCAAGAGCCACCATCACTGCACATTTTTCGACGTCGATCCCCCATCTCTTAGATCAATAGCAATTGAAACGTGGAGAGAAATCACTTCAAAATTTCACCAGATATCCATCTGGTCAATGCAACGAAGCAAAGTTTTCCTCCAAATAATGTACATACATACAGTGAATCGACAAGCAAAGAGTTGATTTGTGGGTGGTAGTAATCAGTAGTATGCAAAATATGATGACGTTAGCAACCTATCCATCCGGATGGGGATGGGAAATCGCAGTGTCACTGACAGATTCACTTCGTGGCAAGCTCGATCTGGGACATATTGCAGACAAACTAAAGTAGGGAAGTAGACTCCGGGGGATATTTACTTGAACCATATTCTATACGCTGACATGTTGCACAGAAGAGAACCACATGACAACATATCCGCTTCCACGTCACTCGACAAATCGATCGATATGGTTGACAAATTTAATCTTTATCGCATTGGAAAAGTATCACCTGTTTTTCGCCACTAACTACTACTAGACTGTAAGGAACATAGCATATGAGGGAAGCGTTGAATTTTGTACCTGACTTTGCCATTTACCAAAATATATAACCAACATAAAGCCACGATCGATGGAACAAAACCAAAACATCTTGTACAATAAATTTGTTCACTAAACTACACGATTCATCCAATTAATTGTTCAACCAGAGCTCGACTGACCTTTAACGCGTCCGCAGAACTAGCTGTGACTCACTGAAGGACCGACGAGAGACTGCTACTGCGTTGGCATTCTGTTGGGAAGCAATGGCGAAAAGCTTTCCCCAATTTGGCAACCCATTTTGTTTCCCCACTGGAGTGCTTGGATTGAAAAACTGACATCGGGAAAAAAGCAAAGCTTTCCACAATGGCGGATGCGCTGGCGCATTGGCAGTACACTACTAGCACTCCACACGCGTTGGATTGTGGTAGCTTGTGGCTGACTGTTGTGGGTAAAATATAATATCAAAATTTGTGAGATTTTTTGAACCTGGAGGCAGTTTTAGAATAACTTTCCGTTAGAACAAAGATATATAAGCGACGACAGTTCACTGGTAACTGAGACACAACTTCCTGATAAAATATATCTTACGGACGTTTTTCGAATTTACATAATCGAGGAATGTGAAATTTTGGAAACCTACGCGGATTTTTTGATGACCTTAAGGCTCAAGTTTCTTTGAGCATGTgtaagaattgaacgcttggtagtataagtaggaaaaattgtgtacagCTTTGCCGCCGATTAATCCTTATAAAGCATTCATTATACTCTAAGAGAAGACAATCAGTCGGTTTATAAGATTATCAggattcaaattatgcaaatggtggaaaaacaattgaccgggcgggatggtgcttttgaaaaagtggctgcggttttttcactacgcagttgtgttgcgtgctCCAGGACAGTGTGGTGGTGCGACGAAAAATCaccgccactttttcaaaagcaccattccgcccggtaaattgtttttcca encodes:
- the LOC131681719 gene encoding neuroendocrine protein 7B2 → MYFFFVLASLMVASTQPVLAYLSAGLKDQLLSDVLLREIVDRMGKDIAEAADSYIDPMDEFPGHLAMMARGSKDLESEQLDYDVLMDGNPNPSPRDQEYLQHSSLWGHQYVSGGTGEGPHRPKPQVKTDASLPAYCNPPNPCPVGYTEDQGCTLDFENTAAFSREYQAAQDCMCDGEHMFNCPSQQQSETSPQMDSDLESFIARQFHTQEHKNLVAKKYHVKKNSNPFLRGEKLPTAAKKGFNVQV